A single Lolium perenne isolate Kyuss_39 chromosome 6, Kyuss_2.0, whole genome shotgun sequence DNA region contains:
- the LOC127307911 gene encoding uncharacterized protein, producing the protein MNKRNIIDSFFQLQTTESGTSTQASVNNLRITAALGPGDIESDPGLRKPIEQLDPDVRDLARREYISKGPCQPTNHTYERKWVGSGYRSFHDYWYDDHRSWLEYSVDKEAAFCFFCFLFKQPRAENYGIEAFTKNGFKTWKDGPSVLSRHVGKHDSAHNKARQHYLAFKNQRQNIPHVLVRGTNSEQEKYKARLLIMLGVVKFLLLQGLAFRGHDESITSKNKGNFKELLEWYTKKDPIAEKLIGEAGDNHKLTSHGIQLDLCKACAEETTKAIIQDIGDSKFSLLVDESRDASIKEQMAMCLRYVNKRGEVIERFIAIEHVLDTRATSLKTALDGIFATNGLSMSNLRGQGYDGASNMRGEFRGLQRLILDENPYAHYIHCFAHQLQLVVVAVAKCCSSVRDFFEYTSMVVNIVNASCKRHDQLAQEQHDEIVRQLEEGETVGGKGKNQLTNLARPGDTRWGSHHRTLCRLILMWKPVLKVLENLFLDAENVTQRTTAGGVDKAHGDI; encoded by the exons ATGAATAAAAGAAACATAATTGATAGTTTTTTCCAATTGCAAACCACAGAATCGGGCACTTCAACTCAAGCTAGTGTTAATAATCTCCGTATTACAGCTGCACTTGGGCCCGGTGATATTGAATCAGATCCTGGTTTGAGAAAACCAATTGAGCAATTGGATCCAGAtgttagagatcttgctagaaggGAGTATATTAGTAAGGGTCCATGCCAACCAACTAATCATACATATGAACGAAAATGGGTAGGAAGTGGCTACAGAAGCTTTCATGACTATTGGTACGATGATCACCGTAGTTGGTTGGAGTATAGTGTTGATAAAGAGGCTGCCTTttgctttttctgttttctatttaagCAACCAAGAGCTGAAAACTATGGTATTGAAGCATTTACCAAGAAtgggtttaaaacatggaagGATGGCCCTAGTGTTCTTAGTCGCCATGTTGGTAAACATGACAGTGCTCATAATAAGGCTAGACAACATTATTTGGCTTTCAAAAATCAGAGGCAAAATATTCCACATGTGCTTGTTCGGGGTACTAATAGTGAACAAGAAAAATACAAAGCTCGTCTCTTGATTATGTTGGGTGTTGTCAAGTTCTTGCTTCTACAAGGCCTTGCTTTTCGTGGTCATGATGAGTCTATTACATCGAAGAATAAGGGTAACTTTAAGGAGCTTCTGGaatggtacacaaagaaagatccAATAGCAGAAAAATTGATTGGGGAAGCCGGGGACAACCATAAGCTGACTTCACATGGGATACAATTGGACTTGTGCAAGGCTTGTGCAGAAGAGACCACCAAAGCCATTATTCAGGATATTGGAGATAGTAAATTCTCCTTGCTTGTTGATGAGTCCAGAGATGCATCTATTAAGGAGCAAATGGCAATGTGTTTGAG GTATGTCAACAAAAGAGGCGAGGTGATTGAGAGATTTATTGCAATTGAACATGTTCTTGATACTAGAGCAACTTCACTCAAGACAGCTTTGGATGGTATCTTTGCTACTAATGGCTTATCTATGTCTAATTTGAGAGGGCAGGGTTATGATGGGGCTTCTAATATGCGAGGGGAATTTCGTGGGCTGCAAAGGTTGATCTTGGATGAAAATCCATATGCTCATTACATACACTGCTTTGCACATCAGTTGCAAttagttgttgttgctgttgctaAGTGTTGTTCATCAGTAAGGGATTTTTTTGAGTATACTAGCATGGTTGTCAACATTGTTAATGCTTCATGTAAGAGACATGATCAATTGGCCCAAGAGCAACATGATGAAATTGTGCGCCAATTAGAGGAAGGGGAAACTGTTGGTGGGAAGGGAAAAAATCAGTTAACTAATCTTGCAAGACCTGGTGATACACGGTGGGGATCACATCATAGGACCTTATGCCGCCTTATTTTGATGTGGAAACCTGTTCTGAAGGTATTAGAAAATCTATTCCTTGATGCAGAGAATGTTACACAAAGAACCACAGCTGGGGGGGTTGATAAAGCACATGGAGACATTTGA